A part of Saccharomonospora amisosensis genomic DNA contains:
- a CDS encoding electron transfer flavoprotein subunit beta/FixA family protein, with translation MRIVVAMKAVPDLVEEIELTPDETDIDREFLKFVLNEWDDQALEEALLVKDETGAEVVAVGLADDPDIDQALYTAIAKGADGAVKLEGGGQDTHSRAAVFAAYLAEEPADVVITGVQAPDDLDGQLAPMLAARLGQRHVSVVAELRVRDGNLVVRQEFAGGRSHELELPTPAVIGLQASREAPRYAPITRIRQAMQAGGVREVTVAAQPTGSGLSVRRMYPPEATGHAEMLSGDTEDVAAKIIELLRERGIVKA, from the coding sequence GTGCGCATTGTCGTTGCCATGAAAGCGGTTCCGGATCTGGTCGAGGAGATCGAGCTGACTCCCGACGAGACCGACATCGACCGCGAGTTCCTGAAGTTCGTGCTCAACGAATGGGACGACCAGGCACTGGAGGAGGCCTTGCTCGTCAAGGACGAGACGGGCGCCGAGGTGGTGGCCGTAGGACTGGCCGACGACCCGGACATCGACCAGGCGCTGTACACGGCGATCGCGAAGGGCGCGGACGGCGCCGTCAAGCTCGAAGGCGGCGGGCAGGACACGCACTCGCGCGCCGCGGTCTTCGCCGCCTACCTGGCCGAGGAACCCGCCGACGTGGTCATCACCGGCGTGCAGGCGCCTGATGACCTCGACGGCCAGCTGGCTCCGATGCTCGCCGCGCGGCTCGGGCAGCGGCACGTCTCGGTCGTGGCCGAGCTGCGCGTGCGGGACGGCAACCTGGTGGTCCGCCAGGAGTTCGCCGGTGGCCGCTCGCACGAGCTGGAGCTGCCCACGCCCGCGGTCATCGGCCTGCAGGCGTCTCGCGAGGCACCCCGCTATGCGCCCATCACCCGCATTCGACAGGCGATGCAGGCGGGCGGTGTACGTGAGGTGACCGTGGCGGCACAGCCAACCGGTTCCGGACTGTCGGTGCGGCGGATGTATCCACCAGAGGCGACCGGCCACGCCGAGATGCTGTCAGGGGATACCGAAGACGTGGCCGCCAAGATCATCGAACTGCTGCGCGAGCGCGGCATCGTCAAGGCGTGA
- a CDS encoding thioredoxin family protein, translating to MRVTTEGFAAFGTSADILFIEFGDSCSPVTAAFFRAARRHPDLAFGTVDITAEPELGRAFGISTLPTLMIVRERIVLYTCPVVPTEPLLEELIAKVRAVDMEAARRRLASSHAVAGKGVA from the coding sequence GTGAGAGTGACGACCGAAGGTTTCGCTGCCTTCGGAACGAGTGCGGACATCCTCTTCATCGAGTTCGGTGACTCCTGTTCGCCGGTGACCGCCGCGTTTTTCCGCGCGGCGCGGCGGCATCCCGACCTGGCGTTTGGGACCGTCGACATCACGGCGGAACCCGAACTCGGCCGCGCGTTCGGTATCTCGACCTTGCCAACGCTGATGATCGTCCGCGAGCGAATCGTGTTGTACACCTGCCCGGTCGTACCGACCGAGCCGTTATTGGAGGAGTTGATCGCGAAGGTGCGAGCCGTCGACATGGAGGCGGCGCGCCGTCGGCTCGCGTCGAGCCACGCGGTCGCTGGGAAAGGAGTGGCATGA
- a CDS encoding DsrE/DsrF/DrsH-like family protein → MMAEDDIEVEERAKRLAMVCWSSDLDRVWPTLILATTGAASGLEVDVFFTFWGLRVLQRNDKRVTGTNWMQKAESLVDRGGTDHLKLGKIHFGGAGTMMIKKLAKQYKVATPTELLEMALSVGVRMHPCQMTMDLYGLKQEDFVEGLQPTLGAASFIDMAAKADITLFI, encoded by the coding sequence ATGATGGCCGAGGACGATATCGAGGTGGAGGAGCGGGCCAAGCGGCTCGCGATGGTGTGCTGGAGCAGTGACCTGGACCGGGTGTGGCCCACCCTGATCCTGGCCACCACCGGTGCCGCGTCGGGTCTGGAGGTTGACGTCTTCTTCACCTTCTGGGGCCTGCGGGTGTTGCAGCGCAACGACAAGCGCGTGACCGGGACGAACTGGATGCAGAAGGCGGAGTCGCTTGTCGACCGGGGTGGAACGGACCACCTGAAGTTGGGCAAGATCCACTTCGGCGGCGCGGGCACGATGATGATCAAGAAGCTGGCGAAGCAGTACAAGGTGGCTACGCCAACAGAGCTGCTGGAGATGGCGCTCTCGGTGGGGGTCCGGATGCATCCGTGCCAGATGACGATGGATCTCTACGGGCTGAAGCAGGAGGACTTCGTCGAGGGACTGCAGCCGACGCTGGGTGCGGCCAGCTTCATCGACATGGCCGCCAAGGCCGACATCACGCTGTTCATCTGA
- a CDS encoding electron transfer flavoprotein subunit alpha/FixB family protein has protein sequence MSDNVLVLAEHVGGQLSESSYELLGKAKELAAAWGGKAEVALFGPSDLVSQVGGADVVVSMDHPALADYTCEGYETALLSVLAERAPRLVLLSNATVGLDLGAALSVLWDAPLAAYVGDLKAEGDTLVATCQVMGGKVMAEVELAGERGVCTVLAGAFPAAAGQEPAASQEVVTAAPPDELEKLRMSLARVIEPEGGDVNITDAELLVSVGRGIDSQDNLELVQELADALGAPLSASRPVIDSGWLPKTRQVGKSGLKVKPKAYLAFGISGAPEHLEGMRDAELIIACNTDENAPIFDVAHYGSAEDLFDLVPALVDKIKE, from the coding sequence ATGAGTGACAACGTTCTTGTGCTCGCCGAACACGTCGGCGGGCAGCTCTCCGAGAGCAGCTACGAGCTGCTGGGCAAGGCGAAGGAACTGGCGGCGGCCTGGGGCGGCAAGGCGGAGGTGGCCCTGTTCGGGCCCTCGGACCTGGTGTCGCAAGTGGGGGGTGCCGATGTCGTCGTGTCGATGGACCACCCGGCACTGGCCGACTACACCTGCGAGGGCTACGAAACCGCACTGCTGAGCGTGCTCGCCGAGCGCGCCCCGCGCCTGGTGCTGCTGTCCAACGCGACGGTGGGCCTTGACCTCGGTGCGGCACTGTCGGTGTTGTGGGACGCCCCGCTGGCCGCCTACGTCGGCGACCTGAAGGCCGAGGGCGACACGCTGGTGGCCACCTGCCAGGTGATGGGCGGAAAGGTCATGGCGGAGGTGGAACTCGCCGGCGAGCGCGGCGTCTGCACCGTGCTGGCCGGTGCCTTCCCCGCGGCGGCAGGGCAGGAACCGGCCGCCTCCCAGGAGGTCGTCACCGCGGCGCCGCCGGACGAGCTGGAGAAGCTGCGGATGAGCCTGGCACGGGTGATCGAGCCCGAAGGCGGCGACGTCAACATCACCGACGCCGAACTGCTCGTGTCGGTGGGCCGCGGCATCGACTCGCAGGACAATCTGGAACTGGTGCAGGAGCTCGCGGACGCGCTCGGCGCGCCACTGTCGGCGTCGCGCCCGGTTATCGACTCGGGCTGGCTGCCGAAGACCCGCCAGGTCGGCAAGTCCGGGTTGAAGGTCAAGCCCAAGGCATACCTGGCGTTCGGCATCTCCGGAGCGCCCGAGCATCTCGAGGGTATGCGCGACGCCGAACTGATCATCGCCTGCAACACCGACGAGAACGCCCCGATCTTCGATGTCGCGCATTACGGCTCGGCCGAAGATCTCTTCGACCTGGTGCCCGCGTTGGTGGACAAGATCAAGGAGTGA
- a CDS encoding heterodisulfide reductase-related iron-sulfur binding cluster: MVSDALAAGEETRPVFQGIGVVGEAVFYVLATVTIVVFFWGFYRRVRKYRQGRPAGRMSTLWKALFTSPAQGVRRRGDNWSVGAVAANTSVGRRDRAVGIAHFFIFWGFITLFIGTVILTIDYDIVRKASKLFSDREVSFFNGPFYIGYSVILDTMGLTAVLGLAYMAVRRGLLRPRKLDYQRAEKPEGGYSRSRIVAGDWVFIGLFAAILVTGYLLEAFRIVGARFPSFEVWSPIGWIMARLFSGLGMSPEAGNSAHLAQWWVHAVLALGFVVYIPFSKAMHMLLDAANLLVHERSTARELPAPAETDHVGYRELSDFTWKELLDLDACTKCGRCHEVCPARTAGAPLSPRDLILDLRQWVDTQTGGMTLLDRETRGDASGPLTAGADARIAGDVVPSQTLWACTTCMHCVEVCPVGIEHVPTIVQLRRGLVDEGEMDPTLQQALKNLSTQGNSFGKSARMRARWTKGLDFKIPDARKEPVRYLWFVGDFASFDDRLQDNSRALAEILHGAGVNFGLLYDGERNAGNDVRRTGEEGLFEMLAEHNVSALEQANFEEIFTTDPHSLNTLRNEYPARGARYKVWHYTELLADLVESGAIEVEPLNYRVTYHDPCYLARYNGVVDAPRRLLRALGCELVEMPRNGANTFCCGAGGGRIWMDDSALAERPSENRIREAIELGVDYFVVSCPKDVTMYSDAVKTTRNEDRLAVRDVTLLVREALRRPAAPDVLEAATS; encoded by the coding sequence GTGGTTTCGGACGCTCTCGCCGCCGGGGAGGAGACCCGGCCGGTGTTCCAGGGTATCGGCGTGGTGGGCGAGGCCGTGTTCTACGTCCTCGCCACGGTCACCATCGTCGTATTCTTCTGGGGTTTCTACCGGCGTGTGCGCAAATACCGGCAAGGGCGTCCGGCCGGCCGGATGTCGACCTTGTGGAAGGCGCTGTTCACCAGCCCTGCGCAGGGTGTGCGGCGCCGGGGTGACAACTGGTCGGTCGGCGCGGTGGCGGCGAACACCTCGGTGGGTCGCCGCGACCGCGCGGTCGGGATCGCGCACTTCTTCATTTTCTGGGGATTCATCACGCTGTTCATCGGCACGGTGATCCTGACCATCGACTACGACATCGTGCGGAAGGCCTCGAAGCTGTTCTCCGACCGCGAGGTGAGCTTCTTCAACGGCCCGTTCTACATCGGCTACTCGGTCATTCTCGACACGATGGGCCTCACCGCCGTGCTCGGGCTGGCCTACATGGCGGTACGCCGCGGCCTGCTGCGCCCGCGCAAGCTGGACTACCAGCGTGCCGAGAAGCCAGAGGGCGGCTACTCCCGCTCGCGTATCGTCGCGGGGGACTGGGTCTTCATCGGCCTGTTCGCCGCCATCCTGGTGACCGGCTACCTGCTGGAGGCATTCCGGATTGTCGGCGCGCGATTCCCCTCGTTCGAGGTGTGGTCGCCGATCGGCTGGATAATGGCACGGCTGTTCTCGGGGCTGGGAATGTCACCAGAGGCCGGTAATTCGGCGCACCTTGCGCAGTGGTGGGTGCACGCGGTGCTGGCGCTGGGCTTCGTCGTCTACATCCCGTTCTCCAAGGCCATGCACATGCTGCTGGACGCGGCGAACCTGCTGGTGCACGAGCGCTCGACGGCCCGTGAGTTGCCCGCACCGGCGGAAACCGACCATGTCGGCTACCGGGAGCTTTCCGACTTCACCTGGAAGGAACTACTCGATCTCGACGCGTGCACCAAGTGTGGGCGCTGCCACGAGGTGTGCCCCGCGCGCACGGCGGGCGCCCCGCTGTCACCTCGCGACCTGATACTGGACCTGCGACAGTGGGTGGACACCCAGACGGGCGGCATGACGTTGCTCGACAGGGAGACTCGCGGCGACGCCTCGGGCCCGCTCACCGCCGGTGCCGACGCCAGGATCGCCGGTGACGTCGTGCCGTCGCAGACGTTGTGGGCGTGCACCACGTGCATGCACTGCGTCGAGGTGTGCCCCGTGGGCATCGAGCACGTGCCGACCATCGTGCAGCTGCGGCGCGGCCTGGTGGACGAGGGGGAGATGGACCCCACCCTGCAGCAAGCACTCAAGAACCTGTCCACCCAGGGCAACTCCTTCGGCAAATCCGCGCGGATGCGCGCCCGATGGACCAAGGGGCTGGACTTCAAGATCCCCGACGCGCGCAAGGAACCCGTGCGGTATCTGTGGTTCGTCGGCGACTTCGCCAGCTTCGACGACCGGTTGCAGGACAACTCGCGTGCGCTGGCTGAGATCCTGCACGGCGCGGGTGTCAACTTCGGACTGCTGTACGACGGTGAGCGTAACGCGGGCAACGACGTTCGGCGAACCGGAGAGGAGGGCCTGTTCGAGATGCTCGCCGAGCACAACGTCTCGGCGCTGGAGCAGGCGAACTTCGAGGAGATCTTCACCACGGACCCGCACTCGCTCAACACCTTGCGCAACGAGTATCCGGCGCGGGGTGCCCGATACAAGGTGTGGCACTACACCGAGTTGCTGGCCGACCTGGTCGAGTCGGGTGCCATCGAGGTGGAACCGTTGAACTACCGGGTGACCTACCACGACCCGTGCTACCTCGCCCGCTACAACGGCGTGGTGGACGCTCCCCGGCGGTTGCTGCGCGCGCTGGGTTGTGAGCTGGTCGAGATGCCGCGCAACGGTGCGAACACCTTCTGCTGCGGCGCGGGCGGTGGGCGAATCTGGATGGACGACAGTGCCCTTGCCGAACGCCCCAGCGAGAACCGCATCCGGGAGGCCATCGAACTCGGTGTGGACTACTTCGTCGTCTCCTGCCCTAAGGACGTGACGATGTATTCCGACGCGGTGAAGACCACCCGCAACGAGGACCGGCTGGCGGTGCGAGACGTCACGTTGCTGGTGCGGGAGGCGCTGCGCCGCCCTGCGGCACCCGACGTGCTGGAGGCTGCCACATCGTGA
- the gcvH gene encoding glycine cleavage system protein GcvH: MTVVKNCNLPEDLYYLVEKHIWVRPEGDLVIVGMTDVAQNLAKTIISVTLKKAGKQVRKGRNVATVESGKWVGPVPAPVSGEIVEVNESLTSSPAQINSDPYGAGWVAKLRAGDWAADSADLVTGPEGIEAYQRFLDAEGISCDG; this comes from the coding sequence GTGACGGTGGTCAAGAACTGTAACCTCCCCGAGGACCTGTACTACCTCGTGGAGAAGCACATCTGGGTGCGCCCGGAAGGTGATCTGGTCATCGTCGGGATGACCGACGTCGCGCAGAACCTCGCGAAGACGATCATCTCGGTGACCTTGAAGAAGGCAGGAAAACAGGTCCGCAAGGGACGAAACGTCGCGACGGTAGAGAGTGGGAAATGGGTCGGCCCAGTGCCTGCTCCGGTTTCGGGCGAGATCGTCGAGGTGAACGAGAGCCTGACGAGCTCGCCCGCGCAGATCAACTCCGACCCCTACGGCGCAGGATGGGTGGCGAAGCTGCGTGCCGGCGACTGGGCCGCGGATTCCGCGGACCTGGTGACCGGTCCGGAGGGAATCGAGGCCTACCAGCGGTTCCTGGACGCCGAGGGCATCTCGTGTGACGGGTGA
- a CDS encoding SDR family oxidoreductase, whose amino-acid sequence MVRDLTGKVALVTGGAHGVGRAVVDRLATRGAHVVINYLRAEEAAQRTLRELTARGHSAELIRCSVRRHGSISRMFDTVGERHARLDILVNNAASGAFGPIDQLAEKDWARAVDTNLNGTLWCSQLAAAQMSDGGAIVNLSSLGASLAAGNYAAIGTTKAAVEALTRYLAAEYGPRGIRVNTASAGPLEGEALRSFAPAAGVRKAIRAATPLGRLGTESELAEVVLFLVSSAASWVTGQVLVADGGLSLGTALFAGEPGG is encoded by the coding sequence ATGGTGCGGGACCTGACCGGCAAGGTGGCGCTGGTGACCGGAGGCGCGCACGGGGTCGGCAGGGCGGTGGTGGACAGGCTCGCCACCCGTGGGGCGCACGTCGTGATCAACTACCTGCGCGCGGAGGAGGCCGCGCAGCGGACGTTGCGCGAGCTGACGGCCCGCGGCCACTCGGCCGAGCTGATCCGCTGCAGCGTTCGCAGGCACGGCTCGATCTCGCGCATGTTCGACACCGTCGGCGAGCGGCACGCGCGGCTGGACATACTCGTCAACAACGCGGCCTCGGGAGCGTTCGGCCCGATCGACCAGCTCGCGGAGAAGGACTGGGCGCGCGCGGTCGATACCAATCTCAACGGGACCTTGTGGTGTTCACAGCTGGCCGCGGCCCAGATGTCCGATGGTGGCGCGATCGTGAACCTGTCTTCTCTCGGGGCGAGCCTGGCGGCGGGAAACTATGCCGCGATCGGCACCACCAAGGCCGCGGTCGAGGCGTTGACGCGCTATCTGGCCGCCGAGTACGGGCCGCGCGGCATCCGCGTCAACACGGCGTCGGCCGGGCCGCTGGAGGGGGAGGCGCTCCGCTCGTTCGCGCCCGCGGCCGGTGTCAGGAAGGCGATCCGCGCCGCCACACCACTGGGCAGGTTGGGAACCGAAAGTGAGCTCGCCGAGGTTGTGCTGTTCCTGGTGTCATCGGCTGCCAGTTGGGTCACCGGCCAGGTTCTGGTCGCCGATGGCGGGCTGTCGTTGGGCACCGCGCTGTTCGCGGGCGAGCCGGGGGGCTGA
- a CDS encoding Mrp/NBP35 family ATP-binding protein — MITRESILDALRDVDDPELHRSIVDLEMVREIDIDGTEVTVHLALTIAGCPLRDYFHRVVPERVQAACPEVTAVRVELTAMTEEERSRVVGGVRVTVPRIGESGSNTRIIAVGSGKGGVGKSTVAVNLATALAAHGHRVGLLDADIWGFSVPHMLGATGRPTVVDDLIMPLQAHGLAVLSIGNFVPEDGPVVWRGPMLHKALEQMLGDVHWDDRDYLVVDMPPGTGDVSISLAQFLPNADFLLVTTPHESAERVALRAGRMMTKVGLRLVGVVENMASFVCGDCDREHDLFGTGAGTRLAELLDTPLLARIPLEPAFATTGTPTVLAHPESAGSTRFAELAETISAKPSLLHRPLPLFT; from the coding sequence ATGATCACGCGGGAAAGCATCCTCGACGCCCTTCGCGACGTCGACGACCCGGAGTTGCATCGATCGATCGTCGACCTCGAGATGGTGCGCGAGATCGACATCGACGGCACCGAGGTCACCGTCCACTTGGCTCTGACGATCGCCGGATGCCCGCTACGCGACTACTTTCACCGCGTGGTGCCGGAACGAGTCCAAGCAGCGTGTCCAGAGGTCACCGCCGTTCGGGTGGAGCTCACGGCCATGACGGAGGAGGAGCGCTCCCGGGTGGTCGGCGGGGTACGGGTCACGGTGCCTCGGATCGGCGAAAGCGGATCGAACACCCGAATCATCGCCGTGGGCAGCGGCAAGGGTGGTGTCGGCAAATCCACCGTGGCGGTGAATCTGGCGACCGCACTCGCGGCGCACGGGCACCGCGTCGGTCTGCTCGACGCCGACATCTGGGGATTCTCCGTTCCGCACATGCTCGGCGCTACCGGGCGGCCCACCGTTGTCGACGATCTCATCATGCCGCTACAAGCACACGGGCTGGCCGTGTTGTCGATCGGCAACTTCGTCCCGGAGGACGGCCCCGTGGTCTGGCGGGGCCCCATGCTGCACAAGGCGCTGGAGCAGATGCTCGGTGACGTCCACTGGGACGACCGGGACTACCTGGTGGTCGACATGCCTCCCGGCACCGGAGATGTCTCGATCTCGCTGGCACAGTTCCTCCCCAACGCTGACTTCCTGCTCGTCACAACGCCACACGAAAGCGCGGAGCGGGTCGCGTTGCGCGCGGGCCGGATGATGACCAAGGTCGGGCTGCGGCTGGTCGGCGTGGTGGAGAACATGGCGAGCTTCGTCTGCGGTGACTGCGACCGGGAGCACGATCTCTTCGGCACCGGCGCTGGCACCCGGCTCGCCGAACTCCTCGACACTCCCCTGCTCGCTCGCATCCCGCTGGAGCCGGCCTTCGCCACGACCGGAACGCCCACCGTGCTCGCGCACCCTGAATCGGCCGGGTCAACCCGCTTCGCGGAGCTGGCCGAGACCATCTCCGCGAAGCCGAGCCTGTTGCACCGACCGCTACCGCTGTTCACCTGA
- a CDS encoding glycine cleavage system protein H — MSDVVWRGCVIPDDLLYDVGMNVWVRPEGDDVVLGMTDVAQTMGGRMVQVTWRRVGKNFARGRSVATIESAKWVGPFPTPLTGKLVAANEEAFAEDIAVANRDPYGAGWIARLRPERFDEERAHLLDGEAALQAYQAFLAEHDIHCYRCAE, encoded by the coding sequence GTGAGCGATGTCGTGTGGCGCGGCTGTGTCATCCCGGACGACCTGCTCTACGACGTGGGAATGAATGTCTGGGTGCGGCCCGAAGGAGACGATGTGGTGCTCGGCATGACCGACGTGGCGCAGACGATGGGTGGCCGGATGGTGCAGGTCACCTGGCGGCGTGTGGGTAAGAATTTCGCACGCGGCCGCTCGGTGGCGACCATCGAGAGCGCGAAGTGGGTGGGACCGTTTCCGACGCCGCTGACCGGAAAGCTGGTCGCGGCGAACGAGGAGGCGTTCGCCGAGGACATCGCGGTGGCCAACCGGGACCCGTATGGCGCGGGCTGGATAGCACGGTTGCGTCCGGAGCGGTTCGACGAGGAGCGTGCACACCTGCTCGACGGTGAAGCCGCATTGCAGGCCTACCAGGCTTTTCTGGCAGAGCACGACATCCACTGCTACCGGTGTGCGGAATGA
- a CDS encoding HesB/IscA family protein, with protein sequence MTQQQLTDLTVTEAAAGKAKALLAREEGSGDLSLRIAVQPGGCAGLRYQLFFDNRSLEEDLVHDYHGLRVTVDRMSAPYLAGAVIDFVDAIDKQGFTIDNPNASGSCACGDSFH encoded by the coding sequence ATGACGCAGCAGCAACTGACCGACCTCACCGTGACCGAGGCGGCGGCAGGGAAGGCCAAGGCCCTGCTTGCCAGGGAGGAAGGGAGCGGCGACCTGTCGCTGCGCATCGCGGTGCAGCCTGGAGGCTGCGCCGGCTTGCGATACCAGCTGTTTTTCGACAACCGGAGCCTCGAGGAGGACCTGGTGCACGACTACCACGGGCTGCGGGTCACGGTTGACCGGATGAGCGCCCCGTACCTGGCTGGCGCGGTCATCGATTTCGTCGATGCCATCGATAAGCAGGGGTTCACCATCGACAACCCGAACGCATCCGGTTCCTGCGCCTGCGGCGACTCGTTCCACTGA
- a CDS encoding ACP S-malonyltransferase, protein MLGSGTELPGVAFAGQGMRPQVVLSSLSRHGTQPLVAELLEMLRVRALPALDFTDTRAAQPAIYVAGLVAALARLGPAAEVPLVTGHSLGELAALAYAGVISPEDGLRLAAARGRLCRAVQLERPGAMAAVVGLEPAAVELLRRQVIGESAGVLEVAAVNARRQVVLSGDRASVLLAIKHAEATAARVVTLPIDGAFHSPLMVGALPGWRTALRATEFAPGRTTVVSSVDGEPHDDPADLRELLAKALVLPVRWTEVMETVARLGVQELWDAGPGTILRGLARRGGPVEFVEPVPAPTVGPGGSADQPLPAGEGDQVLA, encoded by the coding sequence ATGCTTGGCAGCGGAACCGAGCTGCCCGGCGTCGCGTTCGCCGGGCAGGGGATGCGGCCGCAAGTCGTGCTGTCGAGCCTGAGCAGGCACGGTACGCAGCCGCTGGTCGCCGAGTTGCTGGAGATGCTGCGGGTGCGGGCGTTGCCTGCCCTCGACTTCACCGATACCCGAGCGGCACAGCCGGCGATCTACGTCGCGGGGCTCGTCGCGGCCTTGGCCAGGCTCGGCCCGGCCGCCGAAGTTCCCCTCGTGACTGGACACAGTCTCGGCGAACTGGCCGCGCTGGCCTACGCCGGTGTTATCAGCCCGGAGGACGGGCTTCGGCTCGCCGCGGCGCGTGGGCGGCTCTGCCGTGCCGTGCAGCTGGAGCGGCCCGGTGCGATGGCCGCGGTGGTCGGGCTCGAACCGGCCGCGGTGGAGTTGTTGCGCAGGCAGGTGATCGGCGAGAGCGCCGGTGTCCTGGAAGTCGCCGCCGTCAACGCCCGGCGGCAGGTCGTGCTCTCCGGTGATCGGGCCTCGGTCCTGCTGGCGATCAAGCATGCGGAGGCCACGGCCGCGCGGGTGGTCACGCTGCCCATCGACGGTGCCTTCCACTCTCCGCTCATGGTCGGCGCCCTTCCGGGGTGGCGGACAGCGTTGCGGGCGACCGAGTTCGCGCCGGGTCGGACCACGGTCGTCTCGTCCGTCGACGGTGAACCACACGACGATCCGGCGGACCTTCGCGAACTGCTCGCGAAGGCACTGGTGTTGCCGGTGCGCTGGACCGAGGTGATGGAGACCGTTGCGCGGCTCGGCGTGCAGGAGCTGTGGGACGCGGGCCCCGGCACGATCCTGCGCGGGCTCGCCAGGCGCGGCGGGCCCGTGGAGTTCGTCGAACCTGTGCCGGCGCCGACCGTGGGACCGGGCGGGAGCGCGGATCAGCCCTTGCCCGCGGGCGAGGGCGACCAGGTCCTCGCGTGA
- a CDS encoding Rieske (2Fe-2S) protein has translation MTDGARQEILLHGQDALVARRVARIAEEHGFSVGRTSDPDARPTAAVLELDQPDALDTVREWHERWPETVILGYSAFPDQQLWRSAQRAGCDVVVNRGAVGARLAERLAGGLAHRRFPLLDAADAAGRLGLVCRVPETPVGPVAVYQVAGRLYAIADRCPHAGAQLSTGELDRAVLTCPRHGSQFDVRTGERCRGPADSEAQIFTVAREGGQVFLVLPSGEQR, from the coding sequence ATGACGGACGGAGCCCGACAAGAGATCCTGTTGCACGGTCAGGACGCGCTGGTGGCCAGACGTGTCGCCAGGATCGCCGAGGAGCACGGATTCTCGGTCGGCCGGACGTCCGATCCGGACGCCCGGCCGACCGCGGCCGTGCTCGAACTGGACCAACCCGATGCTCTCGACACGGTCAGGGAGTGGCACGAGCGATGGCCGGAGACGGTCATTCTCGGCTACTCGGCTTTCCCTGATCAGCAGTTGTGGCGGTCCGCTCAGCGGGCGGGTTGCGATGTGGTGGTCAACCGAGGCGCGGTCGGGGCGAGGCTGGCCGAGCGGCTGGCTGGTGGGCTCGCGCACCGCCGATTTCCGCTGCTCGACGCGGCCGACGCCGCGGGCAGGCTCGGGCTGGTTTGCCGCGTTCCCGAAACGCCGGTCGGGCCTGTCGCGGTGTACCAGGTTGCGGGCAGGCTCTACGCGATAGCCGACCGGTGCCCGCACGCGGGTGCGCAACTGTCCACAGGGGAACTCGACCGAGCGGTCCTGACCTGCCCGCGGCACGGAAGCCAGTTCGACGTCCGCACCGGCGAGCGGTGCCGGGGCCCGGCCGACTCGGAGGCGCAGATCTTCACGGTGGCGCGGGAAGGAGGCCAGGTCTTCCTCGTCCTGCCGTCAGGTGAACAGCGGTAG